The genome window ACCAATGTGTAACTCTTCCTGGTTTTGGAGCTTTTTTGGCCGAAATCCAATCGGCACAGCTGCTTGAAAGCTCGCATTCTTTTTTCCCGCCAAAAAAGACAATTTCCTTTAATCCTCATATAAAAAACAATGATGGATTATTGGCAAACCATATTGCTCAAGCCGAAAAAACTTCATATGATTATGCCGTAAGTGCTATTGAATATGAGGTTTTGAACTGGAAAAAAGCATTACACGAAAACCGTACTTTATCAATAAAAAACATTGGTATCCTTAACTTGAATACCGAAAACAATATTCTTTTTACTCCAAATGAACAAACAAATTACAATGCAAAGTCTTTTGGATTGACCACATTTGTTTCACCGGCAATAAAAAGAGAAATTGAACTTCCAAAAACGGAAGTTATAGCGGAGATTCAAAAAACCGTAATCGAAGAAGAAAAACCTGTTTTCAATTTTATTCCGGAAACAGAAACAAGAAAAAATAATTCTTATCTAAAATATGCTGCTGTATTTGTAGTAGGACTTGCTGTTGCCGGATCTGTCGGATATCCCTTGTATCAAAATCAAATTGCGTCCGAAACTCTTTTAGTAGAAACTGCCGTGCAAAAAAAGGTGCAGAATAAAATACAGGAAGCAACTTTCTTTATACAGACACCAATTCCTGCGGTTACACTATCTTTAAAATCTGACAGTAAAGAAGCTGTCAAACTGCCTTATCACATTATGGCCGGCGCTTTCAGAAGTGAAGCAAATGCCCAAAAAAGATACAGCCAATTGGTCGCCAAAGGTTATGATGCTAGAGTATTAGGTGTTAACAAAAACGGTTACTACCCTGTTTTATACGGAAGCTACAGCACTTTTGCAGAAGCAGAAAAAGACAAAAAAGAAATCATCGAAACTGATAATCCTCAAGCTTGGATTTTGATTCAGTCTTTATAAAATCAATATTTCAAATACTAAATCCCGAAACAAACCAATATAAAATGGCTTGTTTCGGGATTTTTGTTTTTCTAATGGATTCTAAATGATTTTAAGCTGTTTCAGGCTGTTTTTCTTCAAAAACAAACACGAACAGCTTTTGATACCTAAAGTCCTTTAAAAAACACAAAAAAGCAGTTTTGGAACCCAAATTGAATCAAATCGTCAATACCAATTTTAGCCTGACAGATAAATTCAATTGTTTAATCACTTCGTTAGTCAAATTCATTCATACTTTCTTCAAATAATTTTCCATTCTCAATCTACTAATTTGATTTTTATTTTGCTGAATAAATACATACAGGACAGGGCATTCGTTTTAAGACTTTTAAATTCAATATACTCAAATTATAAAAAAAGGCACAAAGATGACACGGATTTAACCGATTTTGCACTGACTCCTGCTAAATTCCTAGTGGATTGTAAAATACCGTTTTCTTTGTGATATATTTTAAAAATACCTTTTACAAAAACTATAATAATACAAAAACACCCACAGATTATAAAATTTAATCTATGGGCATTTTTAGTTACAATTAAAACTACAGACTGATTAATCAGTCTATAGTTTTAATTGTTTAATCTTCAATCATTTTCCAAAGTAATTCAAAGGTATCTGCAATAAGCTGATCGGATTCGTCTCCAGTAATTTTATTAGAAATAAGATAATAATACAATCCATTTATCTGGGCTGTAAAGAGCGAAAATACCAAACCTACCTGCATCGGCTTTAAAACAACCAGATTAATTCCGTTTTGAATTAAAACATAAAGAGGATGTTCATCATTATTTAAAACTTTAGTAATCCCAGATTTTGAATAAGGAGAATTGATAAACTGCTGCAGATAATGAAACTCCTTCGGATTCTCCAGATTCCATTGCAAAGAAGCAGTAAATAAAGAACGGAAAGATTCTTTTGAAACCGAATTTGACTCAATACTTTCGATAATAAAATCATCCATTTTCTTAATAATGCTGTTGTAAATACTAACGATAAGTATCTCTTTGGTAACAAAATAATTAAACAAAGTTCCATTAGCAACACCTGCCTCCTGAGCTATTTTACTGGTTGCTGTTCCATGGAAACCATTGTCAACAAAGAGTTTAATAGCTGTTTCAATAATTATTTGATCTTTATTCATAAAATTTAACTGATTAATCAGTCGTAAAGATAAGAATAAATAATAAAAAAGGTTTTAAACATAATCATAAAACTGCTGAATCAAAATAAAATCAATAGTCTCTAATTGTTGTTGGATCGGCTAATGCCAATGAAGCAATTTCATCTTTTCTTTTAAAAACTACTCCTTTGTGCTTTTGCATATATTGTATTAAATCATAAGCCGCTTTTACCATCTGAGGAGTTCCTCCGATGCGGTCATGAAAACTAATAGAAAGCTGTCTTCTTCTGAATGAACTTTCAATATAAAGCTGATCAAATTCGGTTTTAACCTGATTAAAAAATTGATCAACCGAAAAATTCCTGCCTTCTATTAAAACAATATCGTTACAACGAAGTGTATACGGCACAACTACAAAATCAGAATGATTCACCTGAATAATAAAAGGCTCATCACGGCTCAAATCATCGATATGATACTTAAATCCAAGTTCCTGCAAAATTTTCAGAGTGTTTACGCCACGCCGTAACCAATTAGCATTATAGCCAACTGCATCAAAACCAGTTGCCTGTTTTATAGCTTCCACTCCATCCTTAATAAACTTTTTTTCTTCTTCATATGGCATTGTATATTGTGAACTCCAATTCATGCCGTGTGCCGCGGCTTCATGACCCCGCTGTACAATCTCTTTGGCCAGCACTGGATTCTTCAATACCGCAGAACCAACCATGTGTGAAGTAACTTTTATACCCAATTTATCCCAGTTATCAAGCATTCTGGGAATTCCTTCTTTGTAACCATAATCAAACCATGTTGCACCAGGCAGATCAATATATCCTTTCTGAATGTTCTGCGGAAAAGGACTTTCGGCATTGACAGGCTGACCGCCCGCTTCAAACTGCATCGAAATTGAAACTACCAATCTGGAACCATCAGACCATTTTGCAGACTGCGGTTCTCTTTTTTCAATTGGAAAAGCTTTAACAATTTCGGATGGATTAACTATTCCTGCTAATCCGGCTAAACTTCCCTGTTTAATGAAATGACGTCTTGAACTCATTCTGATTATTATTTGATTAAAGAATCCAATGAAATAGTGTTAGCCACAATAAACTGAAGCAAAAAAGCAAAGAAAGCAGCGTGAATCAATTGAGACGGCAAAGCTTCCCAATTCTCAATCAAAGCAGTTCCAAAAACAAGGATAACCATCACGATAGCAGCCACTACTAAAGCTGTTTTGGTAAATAAACCTGCAATGAGCAGAAGTCCAATAAACAGCTCAGCTATCGGCAAAGCATAACTGAAAGGCACCACAACGGTTTTTGGCAAAAGCGATTTTTCAAAACTTTCCGCCATCCAAGAACTAAAGGCCTGCAATTTGGGTATTCTAACCAATCCGTGACCAAACATGCTTGCTCCTATGGCAAGCCGTAACAAGAAATAAACTGTTGCATTCATTTTTAAAATGTTTAAAATTAGAATACAAAGATGAGGCACTCCCATATGCTTCATTTGTATAATCATTGGGAATAATTGTACATTTGTTAGTATGGAAATCCGAAATCTATATCAGCCTTTTGAACTGGAGTTATTGAAAATCGATAACTATGAAAATCGTGAACATAGGAATACATTTTTTGAAATGGTTTTTGTACTAGAAGGCGAAGGCACACAAATGATTAACAATCATAAATTACCATATGCCAGCAACAAACTTTTTTTGATTTTTCCCCAAGACATACATGGATTCGAAGTTACCACAACCACGAGTTTTTTCTTTCTTCGTTTTAATGACAGTTATCTAAAAACACAGCCGAAAGAATGGATTCAGAAACTAGAACTGATTTTCAACAACCACAATCATCTGCCTGGGTGTATTTTAAAAAATGTTTCAGATAAAGCATTAATTAGAGCCTTAGTCGAAGCGCTTATCCGTGAAAATGCGAACCCGCAATTTCAGCAGCAGGAAGTCATAAAACAGCTGATAAATACAATCATTATCATTGCCTCAAGAAATATATTACTTATGCCGCCATCTGTTACGGATAAATCTAAAACAGATTATTCAATTCAATTGCTGAGTTATATTCACCAAAACATATATGACCCCGCTCTGCTGAAATCTGAGCGGATTGCAGAGCGGTTTAATGTTTCTCCCAAGTATATCAGTACATTTTTTAAAATTCATATTGGAGAGACTCTTCAGGATTATATCATTGCCTATAAAATAAAACTAATTGAAACCAGGCTTCGCTACACCGATATGCAGATCAATGAAATTGTGTATGAACTGGGATTTAGTGATTCCAGCCATTTAAACCGCCTGTTCAAAAAATATAACGGAATAAGTCCAAGCGAGTATAAGAAAATGATGGATGAAAAGCAGACTTCTTATTAGACCAAAGGAAAATTTTTAAACCGCCACTGTTCAAATACTTAACTAATACCAGGAGATGTATTTTTTGCCATTTATAAATATACAATCTCAATAAAATTATTTTTAGTCATTTATCGGATTAACATGTTATTTATCAGATTTGTTTTCAGTAAAAAAAACCTTATTATAAATTTGTATAGGTCTTAATATCAGAAAAATAAAAATTTGGAGTTATAATTAAAATAGAAACTTAAAAAATAACAAGATGAAAACTAATCAAATTTCCAGCAGAGAATGTGCGTTTATAATCTATGGTTATGTAAGCATTTCAACATTTTTATTGATGTCGATTAGCAAACTTACAGACAGTCTTGAAAAAGCTATGAATTTCAATTCATTTGCAACAGCAATAATTGTTTTAAACATGATCGTGTTTCTTACCTCTCTTTTTTATAAAAGAAAACATATTGTACACGGTTAACATCATTTTTAACTTTAAAAAACAACAACAAAAATCTTCTTAAAATATAGATAGAGACTTGATTTATATCAGTCTCTATTTTTTATAAATACTGAATAACAATACAAATTTGAACTGCAGTTTTCGGTTCCAAATAAATATTCCTTTCAGACAAGAAATGGTTAGAAACCAATAAAAAAAGATTTACAGCTCATTTCTACACTTTTGTTTAAATCTACTAGAAAAGATATTTATTGTAATCATTCATTTATGTACTAATTCAAAATTATTCTTGCTGTAACGAGCTTAACTGAATGATAGAAATCAATGTCATTAAGTCAAGATTTTTTGACCTCAGAGAGGTCTAATATTTATAGAAATAATATTCGATTATGACAATGACCCCAGCCGCCTTAAATGTTTCTTCATATCGTACAACCCCGCTGGGATTTTTGTAACGCATATTTTTGATTTCTATAAACATTGAAATCCTCTGGATCTCTCTTAACTTAATGACATTCGGATAGAAATAAGCAGCCAAAGCAGCATAGATAGCCTGAGTCCACTGGGGAAAGTAGCCACTAACTGATAAGAAAATAAGCCTCCTTTCTCAAGCGGGGTCGTGTCCTAAATTATTATTCACAGAACTGAGTAAAATAATTCTGAAAGTTTATTTTAACTACGCATTCAGACTTACCTTAAACATCCTTAACTCTTCCCAAGAAAATTTATCGCCATGTTTTTCTTTTAACGGAGAAACGGATTCTTCTGCGTATCCTTCAAAAGCGTCAGTAAGTGCATGGATTTTGTCTTCGGGAAGGACTTCCTGAATGGTTATGGTTTTAGACTGAATCAGTTTTGTGAGGTGCGAAAGGATCGTCTCCTGATTGTATTTCCGGATCAGCGCAATTTCAGAAACTGTTTTCTTTTCTAACCACAGCTCATAAGTTAATTCCACTGTAGATTTTTTAGGTTCTTTAGTACCTGCTTTTTTGGGTGAATAGCGGTCAGCATCTTTTTCATCTTCAATAAGAGTGATATTGGCTTTCTTAAAATCTTCAGAAACTCGTTCCAGCTTTATCGTTTTGTATTGCTTAATTTCTGGTGAAGTCAGTCTTTCCTTGGAAATCGCTTCGCCGTTTACTAAGGTTTCAATCATCAGCTTAGCTTTCATCAGCTGCAGTACAGCTTTAGTCTGTAAATCGTCAAGAATGACTAATTCATCATAAAAAGATTTGGCTTTTTTCTGTCGTTTTACTTCTTCAATTTTCCAAAGGATTTCATATAAAAGCTTGTCCATTGGATCCATGAAATAATTAAAAGCAGCGTTAATACGATCAGAAATATGTTTGAATTCAAGCTGTTCGCTGTGGAACAGTTTATCCAGCTGCAGCATAAATTTAGAAGAAGGATCTAAAAGCTGCCAGATTACGCCAGCCTGATTTTTTGCCCAGACTGCATGTTTCGATTTTACTGAATTTTCAGCATCTTCATTATAGCTGAACTGATGATTGCGCCATTCCTGTGCCAAAACGTTCCAATCGAAACTGTTTTTCAGATAGTTAAGAATAAAATTCTTCGTTTCGCGTTTCAA of Flavobacterium marginilacus contains these proteins:
- a CDS encoding SPOR domain-containing protein, with amino-acid sequence MKIELYIAQLLYRYQCVTLPGFGAFLAEIQSAQLLESSHSFFPPKKTISFNPHIKNNDGLLANHIAQAEKTSYDYAVSAIEYEVLNWKKALHENRTLSIKNIGILNLNTENNILFTPNEQTNYNAKSFGLTTFVSPAIKREIELPKTEVIAEIQKTVIEEEKPVFNFIPETETRKNNSYLKYAAVFVVGLAVAGSVGYPLYQNQIASETLLVETAVQKKVQNKIQEATFFIQTPIPAVTLSLKSDSKEAVKLPYHIMAGAFRSEANAQKRYSQLVAKGYDARVLGVNKNGYYPVLYGSYSTFAEAEKDKKEIIETDNPQAWILIQSL
- a CDS encoding TetR/AcrR family transcriptional regulator — its product is MNKDQIIIETAIKLFVDNGFHGTATSKIAQEAGVANGTLFNYFVTKEILIVSIYNSIIKKMDDFIIESIESNSVSKESFRSLFTASLQWNLENPKEFHYLQQFINSPYSKSGITKVLNNDEHPLYVLIQNGINLVVLKPMQVGLVFSLFTAQINGLYYYLISNKITGDESDQLIADTFELLWKMIED
- a CDS encoding polysaccharide deacetylase family protein, which gives rise to MSSRRHFIKQGSLAGLAGIVNPSEIVKAFPIEKREPQSAKWSDGSRLVVSISMQFEAGGQPVNAESPFPQNIQKGYIDLPGATWFDYGYKEGIPRMLDNWDKLGIKVTSHMVGSAVLKNPVLAKEIVQRGHEAAAHGMNWSSQYTMPYEEEKKFIKDGVEAIKQATGFDAVGYNANWLRRGVNTLKILQELGFKYHIDDLSRDEPFIIQVNHSDFVVVPYTLRCNDIVLIEGRNFSVDQFFNQVKTEFDQLYIESSFRRRQLSISFHDRIGGTPQMVKAAYDLIQYMQKHKGVVFKRKDEIASLALADPTTIRDY
- a CDS encoding DoxX family protein, which encodes MNATVYFLLRLAIGASMFGHGLVRIPKLQAFSSWMAESFEKSLLPKTVVVPFSYALPIAELFIGLLLIAGLFTKTALVVAAIVMVILVFGTALIENWEALPSQLIHAAFFAFLLQFIVANTISLDSLIK
- a CDS encoding AraC family transcriptional regulator is translated as MEIRNLYQPFELELLKIDNYENREHRNTFFEMVFVLEGEGTQMINNHKLPYASNKLFLIFPQDIHGFEVTTTTSFFFLRFNDSYLKTQPKEWIQKLELIFNNHNHLPGCILKNVSDKALIRALVEALIRENANPQFQQQEVIKQLINTIIIIASRNILLMPPSVTDKSKTDYSIQLLSYIHQNIYDPALLKSERIAERFNVSPKYISTFFKIHIGETLQDYIIAYKIKLIETRLRYTDMQINEIVYELGFSDSSHLNRLFKKYNGISPSEYKKMMDEKQTSY